A genomic stretch from Mya arenaria isolate MELC-2E11 chromosome 10, ASM2691426v1 includes:
- the LOC128204418 gene encoding loricrin-like produces MSESSSGGGNEVDSNYEKRNSRFESRTQLLDDIGDKSCRDGVTRDVDDDKSCRDGVTRDVVDSCSDKSCRDGVTMDVGDGGSDKSYRDGLTRDVDDGGDKSCRDGVTRDVGDGGGDKSCRDGVTMDVDDGGGDKSCRDGVTRDVDDGGDKSCRDGVTRDVGDGGGDKSCRAGVTRDAGDGGGDKSCRAGVTMDVDDGGSDKSYRDGMTMDVSNSCSNKSCRDGVTRDVDDGGNKSCRVGVTMDVGDGGGDKCCRAGVTWDVDNSCSNKSCRDGVTMDVGDGGGDKSCRAGVTRDVGDGGGDKSCRDGVKRDEVDSCSDNSCRDGVTMDVGDGGGDKSCRDGVKRDEDDSCSDNSCRDGL; encoded by the coding sequence ATGTCAGAAAGCAGCAGTGGTGGTGGAAATGAAGTTGATAGTAATTATGAAAAGAGGAATAGTAGGTTTGAGTCCAGGACTCAACTTCTTGATGATATTGGTGATAAGAGTTGTAGGGATGGGGTGACAAGGGATGTAGATGATGATAAGAGTTGTAGGGATGGGGTGACAAGGGATGTAGTTGACAGTTGTAGTGATAAGAGTTGTAGGGATGGGGTGACGATGGATGTAGGTGATGGTGGTAGTGATAAGAGTTATAGGGATGGGTTGACAAGGGATGTAGATGACGGTGGTGATAAGAGTTGTAGGGATGGGGTGACGAGGGATgtaggtgatggtggtggtgataagAGTTGTAGGGATGGGGTGACAATGGATGtagatgatggtggtggtgataagAGTTGTAGGGATGGGGTGACAAGGGATGtagatgatggtggtgataaGAGTTGTAGGGATGGGGTGACAAGGGATgtaggtgatggtggtggtgataagAGTTGTAGGGCTGGGGTGACAAGGGATGcaggtgatggtggtggtgataagAGTTGTAGGGCTGGGGTGACGATGGATGTAGATGATGGTGGTAGTGATAAGAGTTATAGGGATGGGATGACAATGGATGTAAGTAACAGTTGTAGTAATAAGAGTTGTAGGGATGGGGTGACAAGGGATGTAGATGACGGTGGTAATAAGAGTTGTAGGGTTGGGGTGACGATGGATgtaggtgatggtggtggtgataagTGTTGTAGGGCTGGGGTGACATGGGATGTAGATAACAGTTGTAGTAATAAGAGTTGTAGGGATGGGGTGACAATGGATgtaggtgatggtggtggtgataagAGTTGTAGGGCTGGGGTGACAAGGGATgtaggtgatggtggtggtgataagAGTTGTAGGGATGGGGTGAAAAGGGATGAAGTTGACAGTTGTAGTGATAATAGTTGTAGGGATGGGGTTACAATGGATgtaggtgatggtggtggtgataagAGTTGTAGGGATGGGGTGAAAAGGGATGAAGATGACAGTTGTAGTGATAATAGTTGTAGGGATGGGTTGTAG
- the LOC128204419 gene encoding FMRFamide receptor-like — MSNTTSNDLFDTPCDNDYSLEMTRFIVQKILVPFITSIGFVGNLLCIIVLTHKSMVSSTNCYLTALAIFDISYLILSFTLSLKHYAVVKSLEAYIYWYPYARTFTDICSNVSVCLTVTFSLERLIAVCYPMKGRVICTPQRARFITLLVVTFAVISTFPEFFEMKTVRIKNNITVVLKNTETDFAKTDAYKIFYYHYLVLTFTFLPFILLSTFNGILVRTVYSAMRIRKRMTNSYSSNKQNARRQAEQNRITIMLIGVVIVFLLCQSPNAALILYLTYLDSNDMLLTACEANNVKIAGNVVNMMVLINASINFILYSAMSTKFRRVFVRLLCFCERYGLDFFTRTETSSYNGHSMKGPELPLRFRSGRRQNYVYSPHKHVPIQNKNNCRTRGFYHNGHNDQKQPLTFFKTTRSSSSSHNASCSSNDDDAFTPIVMRKTNKHRVNGSTMCQRFRRNNNSKIMSQIALSDEKRKVSDDVYLIKLSLKATISKRQHRNQDTKI; from the coding sequence ATGTCAAACACCACATCAAATGACTTATTTGATACTCCGTGTGACAACGATTATTCACTGGAGATGACACGATTTATCGTCCAAAAAATTCTAGTGCCTTTTATTACATCTATCGGATTTGTTGGAAACCTTCTCTGTATTATTGTTCTAACTCACAAGTCCATGGTGTCGTCTACGAATTGCTATCTTACCGCGCTAGCTATTTTTGATATTTCCTACCTTATTCTTAGTTTCACATTGAGTTTGAAACATTACGCTGTTGTGAAGAGTTTGGAAGCCTATATTTACTGGTATCCATACGCAAGAACATTTACAGACATATGTAGCAACGTTTCCGTATGCCTTACTGTCACATTTTCCTTAGAACGCCTGATTGCTGTGTGTTATCCGATGAAGGGTAGGGTAATATGTACGCCACAAAGAGCTAGATTTATAACACTCCTAGTTGTGACCTTTGCTGTTATCAGCACATTCCCGGAATTTTTCGAAATGAAAACGGTAAGAATCAAGAACAACATTACTGTAGTACTTAAGAACACGGAGACAGATTTCGCCAAAACTGATGCCTACAAAATCTTTTACTACCACTATTTGGTGCTAACTTTCACATTTTTGCCGTTTATTTTATTGTCGACCTTTAATGGTATTTTGGTGAGAACAGTTTACTCTGCAATGAGAATAAGAAAGCGTATGACTAATTCATATtcctcaaataaacaaaacgccCGTCGACAAGCGGAACAAAATAGAATCACAATTATGCTTATTGGCGTTGTGATAGTTTTTCTTCTGTGTCAATCGCCAAACGCTGCATTGATACTTTATTTAACCTACCTTGACTCTAACGATATGCTTCTAACAGCTTGCGAAGCAAACAACGTCAAGATCGCCGGAAACGTCGTAAATATGATGGTACTTATCAATGCATCGATAAACTTCATACTTTATTCAGCTATGAGTACGAAATTCAGACGCGTTTTTGTTCGCTTGTTATGTTTCTGTGAACGATATGGGCTAGATTTCTTTACAAGAACGGAAACAAGTTCGTACAATGGTCATTCAATGAAGGGGCCTGAACTACCTCTACGCTTTCGTTCTGGAAGACGCCAAAATTATGTTTACAGTCCTCACAAGCATGTGCCTATTCAAAACAAGAATAATTGTAGAACCAGGGGATTCTACCACAATGGACATAATGACCAGAAACAGCCGCTTACTTTCTTTAAAACTACTAGATCCAGTTCAAGTTCGCATAATGCTTCGTGCTCCTCAAATGATGACGATGCGTTTACACCAATAGTTATGaggaaaacaaataaacatagaGTAAACGGATCGACGATGTGCCAAAGGTTTAgaagaaacaacaacagcaagaTTATGAGCCAAATTGCTTTGTCTGACGAGAAAAGAAAGGTTTCAGATGACGTTTATTTGATTAAGCTTTCTCTGAAGGCGACCATATCTAAAAGACAACATAGAAATCAAGATACCAAAATATAA